From one Gemmatimonadales bacterium genomic stretch:
- the mce gene encoding methylmalonyl-CoA epimerase gives MLSPELAGAASARLAHVGIAVRNLEEALAFYRDVLGLEPRPAETADGATVVSLALGDSEIELLASDDPDTPIGKFLARRGAGIHHVCYRVPDLDAALARCREHGYQLIDSSPRPGAHGRRVAFLHPKATAGILLELSD, from the coding sequence CGAGCGCGCGCCTCGCGCACGTCGGCATCGCCGTCCGGAACCTCGAGGAAGCGCTCGCCTTCTACCGCGACGTCCTCGGCCTCGAGCCGCGGCCCGCGGAAACAGCGGACGGCGCCACCGTCGTATCGCTCGCGCTCGGCGACTCGGAGATCGAGCTACTCGCCTCCGACGACCCCGACACCCCGATCGGCAAGTTCCTGGCCAGGCGCGGCGCCGGCATCCATCATGTCTGCTACCGCGTCCCAGACCTCGACGCGGCCCTCGCTCGCTGCCGCGAGCACGGCTACCAGCTCATCGACTCATCGCCCCGGCCCGGCGCGCACGGGCGGCGCGTGGCCTTCCTTCACCCCAAGGCGACGGCCGGCATCCTGCTCGAGCTGAGCGACTAG
- a CDS encoding pyridoxine 5'-phosphate synthase produces the protein MRFYVNIDHVATVRQARRTDEPDPARAASLAELAGADGITVHLREDRRHIQDRDVELLRQTVRTVLNLELAATDEIVGIALRLKPHQATLVPERREEITTEGGLDCGRGAERLAAVLARLREAGIRTSLFIGPDPASVKAAAGLEADAVELHTGRYSREWRAPEDALAELRSAATAARDAGLAVHAGHGLTYENVGPVARISEIEELNIGHSVVSRAVLVGMERAVREMRERIDRARAQA, from the coding sequence GTGCGGTTCTACGTCAACATCGATCACGTGGCCACCGTGAGGCAGGCGCGGCGCACCGACGAGCCGGACCCCGCCCGCGCGGCGTCGCTGGCGGAGCTGGCCGGCGCCGACGGTATCACGGTGCATCTGCGTGAGGACCGCCGGCACATCCAGGACCGAGACGTCGAGTTGCTACGGCAGACGGTGCGGACGGTGCTGAACCTGGAGCTCGCGGCCACCGACGAGATCGTCGGGATCGCGCTGCGCCTCAAGCCCCACCAGGCCACGCTGGTGCCGGAGCGCCGCGAGGAGATCACGACCGAGGGCGGCCTCGACTGCGGGCGCGGCGCCGAGCGACTCGCCGCGGTGCTGGCGCGGCTGCGCGAGGCCGGGATCCGCACCAGCCTGTTCATCGGCCCGGACCCGGCGTCCGTGAAGGCCGCGGCGGGCCTCGAGGCCGACGCCGTGGAGCTGCACACCGGCCGCTACTCCCGCGAGTGGCGGGCGCCCGAGGACGCGCTCGCCGAGCTGCGCTCGGCCGCCACGGCCGCGCGCGATGCCGGACTCGCGGTTCACGCGGGCCACGGGCTCACCTACGAGAACGTAGGGCCCGTCGCGCGGATCTCCGAGATCGAGGAGCTGAACATCGGCCACTCCGTGGTGAGCCGGGCGGTGCTGGTGGGCATGGAGCGGGCGGTGCGCGAGATGCGGGAACGAATTGACCGCGCGCGTGCGCAGGCCTAG